One genomic segment of Flagellimonas marinaquae includes these proteins:
- a CDS encoding peroxiredoxin family protein: MNRIALVMAGLFLLLASCKNNKTPELKEGQWLAEIEVSNGQRLPFEFTLSKNMDSGYVMKVFNAEEVITIDEFEFNGDSIDIRMPIFEGHISGTFTDEQITGQFLEESKGRSVPFKATYGFSERFKTAKDAQVNISGIWETYFNVNTEGEYPAKGIFMQNGNKVKGTFRTNTGDYRYLDGVVTGDSLKLSAFDGSHVFLFLAQVTDSTLNGTFYSGEHTVQEFMGARNEAFELPDSNSLTYLREGYDRFNFSFPNTEGVEVSLDDPMFKNKTVLVQIMGTWCPNCLDETRLYVDYIKNNPELDVQFVGLAFEYAKTEEKAFEGIQRLKEREEVPYPILLAQYGTSNKQKANEKLPMLNHILSYPTTIYIDKNGDVRKIHTGFNGPATGDKFVEFKKEFNKTIQELVNTEDVNLGN; the protein is encoded by the coding sequence ATGAATAGGATAGCCTTGGTAATGGCTGGACTTTTTTTGTTATTGGCCTCTTGCAAGAATAATAAAACACCAGAGCTTAAGGAGGGGCAATGGCTTGCCGAAATCGAAGTTTCGAATGGGCAACGCTTGCCTTTTGAGTTTACTTTGTCCAAAAACATGGACAGTGGTTACGTTATGAAAGTTTTTAATGCTGAAGAAGTAATTACCATTGATGAATTTGAATTTAATGGTGATTCCATTGATATCCGTATGCCCATTTTTGAGGGTCACATATCCGGAACATTTACTGATGAGCAGATCACGGGACAATTTTTGGAAGAAAGTAAAGGCAGGAGTGTGCCGTTTAAAGCTACTTATGGTTTTTCCGAACGCTTTAAAACTGCAAAAGACGCTCAAGTGAACATTTCCGGTATCTGGGAAACCTATTTTAATGTAAATACCGAAGGGGAATACCCTGCCAAGGGTATTTTTATGCAAAATGGAAACAAAGTAAAGGGCACCTTTAGGACCAATACGGGAGATTACCGTTACTTGGATGGGGTGGTTACGGGAGATAGTCTAAAACTATCCGCTTTTGATGGTTCACATGTATTTTTGTTCTTGGCCCAAGTGACCGATAGCACCCTAAACGGTACATTTTACTCTGGAGAACATACCGTTCAGGAGTTTATGGGAGCAAGAAACGAAGCTTTTGAACTGCCCGACTCGAATAGTTTAACTTATTTGAGGGAAGGCTACGATAGATTCAATTTTTCTTTTCCCAATACAGAAGGGGTAGAAGTGTCCTTGGACGACCCCATGTTCAAAAACAAGACAGTTTTGGTGCAAATTATGGGTACTTGGTGCCCCAATTGTTTGGATGAGACGCGTCTTTATGTGGATTATATAAAAAACAATCCAGAACTGGACGTACAATTTGTTGGGTTGGCTTTTGAGTATGCTAAAACCGAGGAAAAAGCATTTGAAGGGATTCAACGCTTAAAAGAAAGGGAAGAGGTCCCTTATCCAATTTTATTGGCGCAATACGGAACATCCAATAAGCAAAAGGCGAACGAAAAATTACCTATGTTAAACCACATTTTGTCCTACCCAACAACTATTTATATAGATAAAAATGGGGATGTAAGGAAAATCCATACAGGTTTTAACGGCCCGGCAACTGGAGATAAGTTTGTTGAATTTAAAAAGGAGTTCAACAAGACCATACAGGAACTGGTCAATACCGAAGATGTTAATTTAGGTAATTGA
- the pheT gene encoding phenylalanine--tRNA ligase subunit beta — translation MKISYNWLKQFVQIDWDAHKTGELLTDLGLEVEGIAQFESVKGGLKGIVVGQVLTCEKHPNADKLKLTTVDVGQEAPLQIVCGAPNVAAGQKVPVAIVGTTLYTKEGEAWTIKKGKIRGEVSQGMICAEDEIGLGDGHDGIMVLNDDLVPGTPCAQVFDIENDEVFEIGLTPNRADAMSHFGVARDLKAGLEQQEIQKELVTPSTSNFSVDNRSLKIDVEVKDSDLAPRYCGVTISNLIVQESPDWLKNRLKSIGLTPINNVVDVTNYVLHELGQPLHAFDASKIKGNKVEVKTLPAGTKFTTLDEVERELHEDDLMICDGEKPMCIAGVFGGIHSGVTEHTTSIFLESAYFDPVSIRKTAKRHGLSTDASFRFERGIDINLSKYALKRAALLIREIAGGYITSDIIDLFPKKPQDRQVFLTFNKINSLIGQEIPQDTIKSILSSLEIRINNVTESGLGLTIPTYRVDVTREVDVIEEILRVFGYNNVDFKEKLNASIAKSSRFENHRLQDIIGNTLAAKGFYEIMTNSLVSSDFVEENTSAVEMLNPLSSDLSILRTSMLHSGLQTVNYNHNRQKNDLKLFEFGKTYHKMDEGFQENQHLSIFISGERTENSWATSSRKSDFFYLKGIVEILFERLGLGNLDVEPATDDNLAEGITFVKGSNQIASIGLVAKSVLKRFDIKQEVFYANLDWDSVLNAVNRNNITFKEIPKFPEVTRDFALLLDDSITFKKVYDIAWSTEKKLLKKVNLFDVYTGKNLPDGKKSYAVSFTLMDENKTLTDKQIDKIMGKLLTQYQKQLGAELR, via the coding sequence ATGAAGATTTCTTACAACTGGTTAAAGCAATTTGTGCAAATTGATTGGGATGCTCATAAAACAGGTGAGCTATTAACGGATTTAGGCCTGGAGGTTGAGGGTATTGCCCAATTCGAATCAGTTAAAGGTGGTTTAAAGGGCATAGTGGTCGGACAAGTTCTGACCTGCGAAAAGCACCCAAATGCAGATAAACTTAAACTGACCACCGTAGATGTTGGACAAGAAGCCCCATTGCAGATTGTATGTGGCGCTCCAAACGTAGCTGCCGGCCAAAAGGTACCGGTTGCCATCGTTGGGACCACATTGTACACTAAAGAAGGTGAGGCTTGGACGATTAAAAAAGGAAAAATCCGAGGCGAAGTAAGCCAAGGTATGATCTGTGCAGAAGATGAAATAGGTCTTGGTGACGGTCATGATGGTATTATGGTCCTAAATGATGACTTGGTTCCCGGAACTCCATGCGCCCAAGTTTTTGATATTGAGAACGATGAGGTTTTTGAAATAGGACTGACCCCTAACCGTGCCGACGCCATGAGCCATTTTGGTGTGGCTCGCGATCTTAAGGCCGGGCTGGAACAACAAGAGATACAGAAAGAACTGGTTACACCATCTACCAGTAACTTCTCCGTTGACAATAGATCTTTAAAAATTGATGTTGAGGTCAAGGATAGTGATCTAGCACCAAGATACTGCGGGGTCACTATTAGCAACTTGATTGTTCAGGAGTCGCCAGATTGGCTAAAAAATCGCTTGAAATCCATTGGACTTACCCCCATTAACAATGTAGTGGATGTAACCAATTATGTATTGCACGAATTAGGACAGCCTTTGCACGCTTTTGATGCTTCGAAAATAAAGGGCAACAAAGTTGAGGTCAAAACACTACCAGCAGGCACAAAGTTTACTACTCTGGACGAGGTGGAACGGGAATTGCACGAGGACGACCTCATGATCTGTGATGGTGAAAAGCCCATGTGTATTGCCGGTGTATTTGGAGGTATTCACTCCGGGGTCACCGAGCACACTACATCTATCTTCCTGGAGAGCGCTTATTTTGACCCTGTATCCATCCGGAAAACAGCCAAAAGACATGGTCTGAGCACGGATGCTTCCTTCAGGTTTGAAAGAGGTATCGATATCAACCTTTCCAAATATGCACTAAAAAGAGCCGCCTTGCTTATTAGGGAGATAGCTGGGGGATATATCACTTCGGATATTATTGATCTTTTCCCTAAAAAACCACAGGACAGACAGGTTTTCTTGACTTTTAATAAAATAAACTCACTAATTGGACAGGAGATACCCCAAGATACCATAAAATCGATATTATCCTCGCTAGAAATACGCATCAACAATGTAACAGAGTCCGGATTGGGTCTTACCATCCCTACCTACAGAGTCGACGTAACAAGAGAGGTGGATGTTATTGAGGAAATTTTAAGGGTGTTCGGATACAATAATGTTGATTTTAAGGAAAAACTAAACGCATCCATTGCCAAATCTTCCCGCTTTGAAAACCACAGATTACAGGATATCATCGGGAATACCTTGGCTGCAAAGGGATTCTATGAGATCATGACCAATAGCTTGGTTTCTTCGGATTTTGTTGAGGAAAATACATCTGCCGTGGAAATGTTGAACCCATTAAGTTCGGACCTATCCATCTTAAGAACCTCCATGCTGCACTCTGGTCTACAAACTGTGAACTACAATCATAATAGGCAAAAAAACGACCTAAAATTGTTCGAATTTGGGAAAACCTACCACAAAATGGATGAAGGTTTCCAAGAAAATCAGCATTTATCCATTTTTATCTCGGGAGAACGCACGGAAAATAGTTGGGCAACAAGTTCACGAAAATCCGATTTTTTCTATTTAAAAGGAATTGTTGAAATTCTTTTTGAACGCCTTGGTCTAGGAAACTTGGACGTTGAGCCAGCTACTGACGATAATCTTGCCGAGGGCATTACCTTTGTGAAGGGCAGCAATCAAATAGCTTCCATTGGTTTGGTGGCTAAATCAGTATTGAAACGTTTTGATATTAAGCAAGAGGTATTCTATGCCAATTTGGATTGGGATTCCGTTCTCAATGCCGTTAACAGGAACAATATTACTTTTAAAGAAATTCCAAAATTCCCAGAGGTAACAAGGGATTTCGCCCTGTTATTGGACGACTCCATTACTTTTAAAAAGGTGTACGATATTGCTTGGAGCACGGAGAAAAAGTTACTTAAAAAGGTAAACCTATTCGATGTTTATACAGGTAAAAATCTTCCTGATGGTAAAAAATCCTATGCGGTAAGCTTCACCCTTATGGACGAAAACAAAACCCTTACCGATAAGCAAATCGACAAAATAATGGGGAAATTATTGACCCAATACCAGAAGCAACTGGGAGCTGAACTTCGATAA
- a CDS encoding fasciclin domain-containing protein has product MKTPISKFLLGLGLAFSLFASAQNTSNALAYGSDKLDNHKILFNAVNATELGSLLAKSGPFTIFAPSDAAFAKFSNNKITELINAEDKSALKSLLAYHIVAGQLTASRMLRAIGRGNGTAAFTTVQGKKLTAHLDGYDIVLTDPVGNTARITTADLNLENKGVIHEIDSVILPAQM; this is encoded by the coding sequence ATGAAGACCCCCATCTCTAAATTCCTACTTGGCCTTGGTTTGGCTTTTAGCCTTTTTGCCTCTGCACAAAATACATCGAACGCATTGGCCTATGGGTCAGATAAACTCGATAATCACAAAATCTTGTTCAATGCTGTAAATGCAACCGAATTGGGGTCTCTTCTTGCTAAATCGGGCCCATTTACCATATTTGCACCTTCCGATGCAGCGTTCGCTAAGTTTTCCAATAATAAGATAACGGAATTGATCAATGCAGAGGATAAGAGTGCGTTAAAATCATTGTTGGCCTACCATATTGTAGCTGGCCAATTAACGGCATCAAGAATGTTGAGAGCTATCGGTAGAGGAAATGGCACAGCGGCTTTTACCACAGTTCAGGGCAAAAAGCTCACGGCTCATTTGGATGGTTACGACATTGTACTGACCGATCCGGTCGGAAACACGGCCAGAATTACTACGGCAGACTTAAATCTCGAGAACAAAGGGGTTATCCACGAGATTGACAGTGTTATTTTGCCTGCACAAATGTAA
- a CDS encoding ABC-F family ATP-binding cassette domain-containing protein has translation MLSVSNLSVQFGKRVLFDEVNVTFAQGNCYGIIGANGAGKSTFLKILSGQIDPTSGHVHLEPGKRMSILEQNHNAYDEFPVLETVVMGNKPLAKIKKEIDALYADYTDENAEKIGELQVKFEEMNGWNADSDAAAMLSNLGITEDLHYTNMGDLDPKLKVRVLLAQALFGSPDVLIMDEPTNDLDYDTINWLENFLANYDNTVIVVSHDRHFLDAVCTTIADIDFGKINLFSGNYTFWYESSQLAARQRAQQNKKAEEKAKELNEFIQRFSANVAKSKQATSRKKMLEKLKVEDIKPSSRRYPAIIFDREREAGDQILNVEKLSAISDDGDLLFKDVNINLAKGDKVAILSKDSRATTAFYDIVANKIKPESGKFQWGVTTTQSYLPADNSDFFQEDVNLVDWLRQWAKTEEEREEVYIRGFLGKMLFSGEEALKKCTVLSGGEKVRCMLSRMMMLRANVLMLDEPTNHLDLESITAFNNSLKNFKGTILLTTHDHEFVNTVANRIIELTPNGVIDRYLSFDEYMSDKSIKAQREKMYAVTA, from the coding sequence ATGTTATCAGTATCGAATTTATCCGTACAGTTTGGCAAAAGAGTTTTGTTCGATGAGGTCAATGTAACCTTTGCCCAGGGAAATTGTTACGGTATTATTGGCGCCAACGGCGCTGGAAAATCCACTTTTTTAAAGATTTTATCGGGACAGATAGATCCCACCTCGGGACATGTGCACTTGGAGCCCGGCAAGCGTATGTCCATTTTGGAGCAAAACCACAATGCCTACGATGAGTTTCCTGTGTTGGAGACCGTGGTAATGGGCAACAAGCCTTTGGCCAAAATTAAAAAAGAGATCGATGCACTGTACGCAGACTATACAGATGAAAATGCAGAAAAAATCGGGGAGCTCCAGGTCAAGTTCGAGGAAATGAACGGCTGGAACGCCGATAGTGATGCTGCCGCCATGCTTTCCAATCTAGGAATTACCGAAGATTTGCATTACACCAACATGGGCGATCTGGACCCCAAGTTAAAAGTACGGGTACTTTTGGCACAGGCCCTTTTTGGAAGCCCGGATGTATTGATCATGGATGAGCCGACCAACGATTTGGATTACGATACCATAAATTGGTTGGAAAACTTTTTGGCCAATTACGACAATACGGTGATCGTGGTTTCCCACGATAGGCACTTTTTGGATGCCGTTTGTACCACTATTGCCGATATCGATTTTGGAAAGATCAACCTGTTTTCCGGAAACTATACGTTCTGGTACGAGAGCAGCCAATTGGCAGCCCGACAAAGAGCACAGCAGAACAAAAAAGCGGAAGAAAAAGCAAAGGAGCTCAACGAGTTCATACAACGTTTCAGTGCGAACGTAGCCAAGAGCAAACAGGCTACTTCCCGTAAAAAAATGTTGGAGAAACTAAAGGTCGAGGACATTAAACCGTCCAGTCGAAGGTATCCGGCCATCATCTTTGATCGCGAACGCGAGGCTGGGGACCAGATTCTGAACGTAGAAAAGCTCTCTGCGATCTCTGATGATGGAGACCTTCTGTTCAAAGATGTCAACATCAATTTGGCGAAAGGGGATAAGGTGGCCATTTTGTCCAAAGACTCCCGTGCCACTACGGCATTTTACGACATTGTAGCCAATAAGATAAAGCCCGAGAGTGGTAAATTTCAATGGGGTGTAACCACCACACAATCGTATTTGCCGGCCGATAATTCGGATTTTTTCCAAGAGGACGTCAACCTTGTGGACTGGCTGCGTCAATGGGCCAAAACCGAAGAAGAAAGGGAAGAGGTGTACATTAGGGGATTCCTGGGCAAGATGTTGTTCAGTGGAGAAGAAGCCCTAAAAAAGTGTACGGTACTTTCAGGTGGTGAAAAAGTGCGTTGTATGCTAAGCCGTATGATGATGCTCCGTGCCAACGTACTTATGCTGGACGAACCAACGAACCACTTAGATCTAGAAAGTATAACGGCGTTCAACAATTCCTTAAAAAACTTTAAAGGCACCATACTGCTCACCACGCACGATCATGAGTTCGTTAACACGGTAGCGAACAGAATTATTGAGCTTACACCAAACGGTGTTATCGATCGCTATCTGAGTTTTGACGAATATATGTCGGATAAATCCATTAAGGCCCAGCGCGAAAAAATGTACGCAGTAACCGCTTAG
- a CDS encoding TlpA family protein disulfide reductase, giving the protein MVRLLLGLTVLSSLVSCSGTSENKSSIYFGGEIVNPTSDYVVLYHNDAYVDSVKLDNNNHFAFRFDNIEEGLYHFDHAPELQYVYLSKGDSLLARLNTVEFDESLVYSGKGSEINNFLIEVFLKNEKEEDIVKDFYVMDPETFSKKIDSLHTAKMNHLKDLALENEFSDRAYAMAEASIDYNTYITKEKYPFYHKKRTGEETIHELDDSFYEYRKKIDLNNKDLTYFRPYFDFMKWHFGNMSYTACLEDCTSDNKEPVVDRLHFNKHKLALVDSLVHQVELRDILFRNVAMDYLLREHKTSEEASAFIEKFKKLSSNDQHKEEIDLLYKGIKNLQPNTALPNLLVKNMNNEEVSIKELANNKKNTVFYFWTAEQKRHFRNVNQHITSLEEKYPHYNFIGINLRTNYNQWQQLMEEYQLDTNKQYFGENFKELQMAMIIDGLNKCVIAKDTVIVDGFANLYTSL; this is encoded by the coding sequence ATGGTAAGATTATTACTCGGCCTCACTGTACTTTCTTCACTTGTATCTTGTTCTGGTACGTCAGAAAACAAATCCTCCATCTATTTTGGGGGTGAAATTGTGAACCCCACTAGTGATTATGTGGTGCTGTATCACAACGATGCCTATGTTGATTCCGTAAAGTTGGACAACAACAACCATTTTGCTTTCAGGTTTGATAACATAGAAGAAGGGCTATATCATTTTGATCATGCCCCAGAACTACAGTATGTCTATTTAAGCAAAGGGGATAGTCTTTTGGCCAGACTGAACACGGTTGAGTTCGACGAATCTTTGGTCTACTCCGGAAAAGGAAGCGAAATCAATAATTTCTTGATCGAGGTTTTCCTCAAGAACGAAAAAGAGGAGGATATCGTTAAAGATTTTTACGTAATGGATCCAGAAACTTTTAGCAAAAAAATAGATTCATTGCATACCGCTAAAATGAATCACTTAAAAGATTTGGCCCTGGAGAACGAATTCTCCGATCGAGCTTATGCAATGGCGGAGGCTTCCATAGATTACAACACCTACATTACCAAAGAGAAATATCCTTTTTATCATAAAAAACGAACCGGGGAGGAAACCATCCACGAGTTGGACGACAGCTTTTACGAATACCGAAAAAAGATAGATCTAAACAATAAGGACCTGACTTATTTTAGACCCTATTTTGATTTTATGAAATGGCATTTTGGCAATATGTCCTATACCGCTTGTTTGGAAGATTGTACTTCCGACAATAAAGAGCCTGTTGTAGATAGATTGCACTTTAACAAACATAAATTGGCCCTTGTTGACAGTTTGGTGCATCAGGTAGAGCTAAGAGACATTTTATTTAGAAATGTTGCCATGGATTACTTATTGAGGGAACACAAAACCAGCGAGGAGGCATCAGCTTTTATCGAGAAGTTCAAAAAGCTATCATCCAACGATCAACACAAGGAAGAGATCGATCTACTTTACAAAGGCATCAAAAATTTGCAGCCGAACACGGCTCTGCCCAATTTGTTGGTCAAAAACATGAACAATGAGGAAGTGTCCATAAAGGAACTGGCCAACAACAAAAAGAATACGGTGTTTTACTTCTGGACCGCTGAGCAAAAAAGACATTTTAGAAATGTAAACCAGCATATTACATCTCTTGAAGAAAAATACCCGCATTACAATTTTATAGGGATTAACCTAAGAACCAATTACAACCAATGGCAACAGCTAATGGAAGAGTATCAGTTGGACACCAATAAACAGTATTTTGGAGAAAACTTTAAGGAGCTCCAGATGGCCATGATCATTGACGGGCTCAACAAATGCGTTATTGCCAAGGATACGGTAATAGTAGATGGGTTTGCCAATCTTTACACTTCCTTATAG
- the fsa gene encoding fructose-6-phosphate aldolase produces MKFFIDTANLDQIKEAQELGVLDGVTTNPSLMAKEGITGKDNILKHYVDICNIVDGDVSAEVVATEFNEMVKEGEELAKLHDQIVVKVPMIKDGVKALKYFSDNGIRTNCTLVFSPGQALLAAKAGATYVSPFLGRLDDISTDGLNLIAEIRLIYDNYNFDTQILAASIRHTMHVIDCAKLGADVMTGPLSSIDGLLKHPLTDIGLEKFLADYRKGNS; encoded by the coding sequence ATGAAGTTTTTTATCGATACTGCCAATTTGGACCAGATTAAGGAAGCCCAAGAGTTGGGCGTACTGGACGGTGTAACCACCAATCCCTCCCTAATGGCCAAAGAAGGTATTACTGGAAAAGATAATATCCTTAAACATTATGTGGACATTTGCAATATTGTGGATGGTGACGTTTCTGCCGAAGTGGTGGCCACGGAGTTCAACGAAATGGTGAAGGAAGGTGAGGAGCTTGCCAAATTGCACGATCAGATCGTGGTAAAAGTCCCTATGATAAAAGATGGGGTAAAGGCATTGAAATACTTTTCCGATAATGGTATCCGTACCAATTGTACTTTGGTTTTTTCACCAGGGCAAGCGCTGTTGGCCGCTAAAGCCGGAGCAACTTATGTTTCCCCTTTCTTGGGTAGATTGGACGATATTTCCACCGATGGACTTAACCTGATCGCGGAAATCCGTTTGATTTATGATAACTACAATTTTGATACCCAGATATTGGCAGCATCAATCCGTCACACGATGCACGTAATCGACTGTGCAAAGTTGGGTGCCGATGTAATGACCGGCCCATTGTCCTCAATCGATGGATTGTTGAAACACCCCTTGACCGATATTGGATTGGAAAAATTCTTGGCGGATTATAGAAAGGGAAATTCCTAA
- a CDS encoding SDR family oxidoreductase encodes MDKKVVLITGGSSGIGKSIGSFLTQKGLTVYGTTRNPKNYPDFDHFELVQLDVKDVESIQKAVSYVISKENRLDVLINNAGVGITGPIEETPHEEILHVFDTNFHGPVHVMKAVLPQMRQQGGGTIINITSIAGYMGLPFRGFYSATKGALGLITEALRMETKDFGVTITNVAPGDFATNIASGRYHSPVIKGSAYAEKYGQTLKGIDEDVDSGGDPVQVAEAVYKIINQKKPKVHNPVGAFLQKFSLRLKKILPDKVYEKLLLNHYKL; translated from the coding sequence ATGGATAAAAAAGTTGTACTGATCACAGGCGGTTCTTCAGGAATTGGTAAGTCCATTGGCTCATTTTTGACCCAAAAAGGCCTTACGGTTTATGGTACTACGCGAAATCCTAAAAATTATCCCGACTTTGATCATTTTGAACTGGTCCAATTGGACGTGAAGGACGTGGAAAGTATACAAAAAGCAGTTTCTTACGTTATTTCCAAGGAAAACCGATTGGATGTTTTGATCAACAATGCCGGTGTCGGCATTACAGGGCCTATTGAAGAGACACCACACGAGGAAATTCTACATGTTTTCGATACAAACTTTCATGGTCCAGTACATGTAATGAAGGCGGTATTGCCACAAATGCGCCAACAGGGTGGGGGTACCATCATCAATATAACCTCTATTGCAGGATATATGGGATTGCCTTTCCGAGGATTCTATTCTGCCACCAAAGGTGCTTTGGGGCTAATCACAGAGGCATTGCGTATGGAGACCAAAGATTTTGGCGTTACCATTACCAATGTCGCACCAGGGGATTTTGCGACCAACATAGCCTCTGGCAGGTACCATTCCCCGGTTATCAAAGGTTCGGCTTATGCAGAAAAATATGGTCAAACCCTTAAAGGGATCGATGAAGATGTGGATAGTGGGGGGGACCCCGTTCAAGTAGCTGAGGCTGTATATAAGATCATAAACCAAAAGAAACCCAAGGTCCATAATCCGGTAGGGGCATTTTTACAAAAATTTTCACTTAGGTTAAAGAAGATATTACCCGATAAAGTCTACGAAAAATTACTCCTCAACCATTATAAATTGTAA
- a CDS encoding glutaminyl-peptide cyclotransferase: MGKLFFATTTLLFFLACGGNPDPAKHFSIQLENKSIQLNQQVGVALKNKKDIEISNLQYLIDGKEMPLTNGKLTMALPTLGTKTLIAKFNIENQTVEVEKEIRVLAESAPEIYTYEILNTYPHDTGAYTQGLEFHEGVLYESTGKKGASTVRKVNFETGEVMQQIDMDASIFGEGITILNDKLYQLTWQSGIGFVYNIGDLEKIKNFTYGKSREGWGLCNDGDKIFKSDGTEKIWFLDPDTLEETGYIEIATNKSIFNKANELEYVNGKIYANVYQKESMMIIDATSGAIEGVINFGGLKNKVKKGAEWDDNNSVLNGVAYHPEKKTFFVTGKNWDKLFEVKILKK, from the coding sequence ATGGGCAAACTTTTTTTCGCAACAACTACATTGCTTTTCTTTTTGGCCTGTGGCGGTAATCCCGACCCGGCCAAGCACTTCTCCATTCAGCTGGAAAACAAATCAATACAGCTAAACCAGCAGGTGGGTGTTGCTTTAAAGAACAAAAAGGACATCGAAATTTCGAATCTGCAGTACTTAATAGATGGTAAGGAAATGCCCCTCACCAATGGAAAATTGACCATGGCCCTGCCCACTTTGGGCACCAAAACACTTATTGCCAAGTTCAATATTGAAAATCAAACCGTAGAAGTTGAAAAAGAGATCAGGGTATTGGCGGAGTCGGCACCAGAAATTTACACCTACGAAATTTTGAACACCTACCCCCACGATACCGGGGCCTATACACAGGGCCTGGAGTTTCATGAAGGAGTTTTATATGAGAGTACAGGCAAAAAAGGAGCTTCCACTGTGCGAAAGGTCAATTTTGAGACGGGAGAAGTTATGCAACAGATCGATATGGATGCCTCTATATTCGGAGAGGGCATTACTATACTGAACGATAAATTGTATCAACTTACCTGGCAGAGCGGTATCGGCTTTGTGTACAACATTGGCGATTTGGAAAAAATCAAAAACTTTACCTATGGTAAAAGTCGCGAAGGATGGGGCCTGTGCAACGATGGCGATAAAATATTCAAGAGCGACGGCACCGAAAAAATATGGTTCTTGGACCCAGATACCCTTGAAGAAACCGGATACATTGAGATAGCGACCAACAAATCAATTTTTAATAAGGCCAACGAACTGGAATATGTGAACGGAAAAATTTATGCCAACGTGTACCAAAAGGAGAGCATGATGATCATAGATGCAACATCCGGTGCTATAGAGGGTGTAATTAATTTTGGAGGTCTAAAAAATAAAGTGAAGAAAGGTGCTGAATGGGACGATAACAATTCGGTGCTCAATGGGGTTGCCTATCATCCAGAAAAGAAAACTTTTTTTGTGACCGGTAAAAACTGGGACAAACTTTTTGAGGTAAAAATCCTTAAGAAGTAG
- a CDS encoding acyl-CoA thioesterase, translating to MRSYTETLKVVQNDLDDLNHVNNIRYIEWIQDISKKHWTSATSQGTQKSMIWVVRNHNITYHKSALLGNTLHLKTYIKSSKGPISTRVVEITDRKTGDLLVKSVTEWCLLDARTFRPKRIPEEIKALFE from the coding sequence ATGCGGAGTTATACCGAAACCTTAAAGGTTGTCCAAAATGATCTGGACGACCTGAACCACGTAAACAATATCCGGTATATTGAATGGATTCAGGATATTTCCAAAAAACATTGGACTTCTGCTACGTCGCAAGGAACTCAAAAGAGTATGATCTGGGTGGTCCGCAACCACAATATCACATACCATAAATCCGCCTTATTGGGCAATACCCTACACCTGAAAACGTACATAAAAAGCAGCAAAGGGCCCATATCGACCCGTGTGGTGGAAATTACAGACCGCAAAACGGGAGATCTTTTGGTAAAAAGTGTAACGGAATGGTGCCTGTTGGACGCAAGGACTTTCCGTCCCAAACGAATTCCTGAAGAAATCAAAGCACTTTTTGAATAA